The genomic window CCAATCAGGAAATGGCAGAGATACTTCGTAGAAAGAAGAAACGCAAACGAGGAATGAGATTGTAACAACCATAGAACATAGTCCGGTGGAAAATTTCATCGGCGACTATATTATAATCGGACGTTCGGGATTATGTGCGAAAGATGAAATCCATCCGAACGGGATAAAAACAAAACAAAGAGATAAGGGTGAATTATTGGATTGTATTCGCTCTTATCTCTTTTCGACTAAAGATAAGTTAAAATGATACTGCACAAATAAAAATAATTGGAAACACTTGCGCATTCCGAAATATGTTCGTAATTTTGCGAACAACAAACAACACCGTGAAAATGGATAATAAAGAATATACTACAACTCAAGAGCAACTTGCCCGGTTCGCCAAAGCAATGGGACATCCAGCGAGAATGGCAATTCTTGAATTTCTGATAAAGCAAAATACGTGTTTTTTCGGAGATATACATGAGGTACTGCCGATTTCTAAAGCAACTGTTTCTCAGCATCTGAAAGAGCTGAAAGATGCAGGATTGATACAGGGAGAAATAGAAACTCCCAAAGTAAAATACTGCATCAACCGTGAAAATTGGAAGATTGCCTCTATGCTCTTCACCGAATTTTTTGGGCAATGCCTGTGCGAAAAAGAAAGATGTTGCAAGTAATCGCAATTCTTTTTTATCCCAAATGTTCGTTGTTTTACGAAATACAAACATAAGTTTAATCAAATAAAAGAAGAAGTATGAACAAACTGATTTTGGCTTTTGTCGTTTGCTTCGGACTGACCGCTTGCGGAAACAACGATGCAAAAAAGAACGACACTGTGAAAGTGGAACAGACACAATCACAAGAAGTGAACAACCGTGTGGAAATTCTGTATTTTCACGGTAAACAGAGATGTGCCACCTGTATGGCGATAGAGAAAAACGCCAAAGAAGTCATTGA from Parabacteroides distasonis ATCC 8503 includes these protein-coding regions:
- a CDS encoding ArsR/SmtB family transcription factor — its product is MDNKEYTTTQEQLARFAKAMGHPARMAILEFLIKQNTCFFGDIHEVLPISKATVSQHLKELKDAGLIQGEIETPKVKYCINRENWKIASMLFTEFFGQCLCEKERCCK